The following coding sequences lie in one Glycine max cultivar Williams 82 chromosome 19, Glycine_max_v4.0, whole genome shotgun sequence genomic window:
- the LOC100804863 gene encoding protein PHYTOCHROME KINASE SUBSTRATE 4 has product MMKTVRDRDASFSSYLRPGNKATTITAAPLEDATTELSIFDARKYFNDDDDNDNNNNIQKVSISRVSPMERIPERGDVTITEATRYSSASSSVDSYAHIRNYRGRSFHVVTPTASSEASWNSQTGLLSHPPGAIPVSMQNPQNPKNLQNPKLSKSIWLLRRKCPCTGKKSVRVKESTQESKTQISQQERDTEHHNNNNVRNHITPNNWILNQTPALAPAPATATIIAAKSQRFHNSNSHRVVSSVRVPFTDGFTFPVLNPNNPITKLKLANVNGIVEEDPPRESLEVFHPPDEPSPNPSPKQLNYPLPAKARVVVEDDAASDASSDLFEIESFSTATQSTYPAAYRRNSRDSFDEAAAAAAASSTATATGFFYGRRSMEEGSTTQTITEWYEPSEASIEWSVTTAEGHDEAISNGVAVEEKWKRKGGNGLLVSCRCEKAVSVGPQPVKCGSEGQRNATSASDVNVIGSINKPPRGHRNAPRVSLALAT; this is encoded by the coding sequence ATGATGAAGACGGTGAGAGATAGAGATGCTTCTTTCTCATCCTATCTCAGACCAGGTAACAAGGCAACAACAATTACTGCTGCTCCTCTTGAAGATGCCACCACTGAGCTTAGCATCTTCGATGCTCGCAAATACTTCAACGATGACGACGACAatgacaacaataacaacattcAAAAGGTTAGCATCAGCAGAGTCTCTCCCATGGAGAGAATTCCAGAGAGGGGTGATGTCACCATCACAGAAGCCACCAGATACTCCTCTGCTTCATCTTCTGTGGACAGCTACGCCCACATTAGAAACTACAGAGGGCGTTCCTTCCACGTGGTAACTCCAACGGCTTCCTCAGAAGCCAGCTGGAACAGCCAAACAGGGTTGCTATCTCACCCTCCAGGTGCAATCCCCGTCTCAATGCAAAACCCTCAAAACCCTAAAAACCTCCAAAACCCCAAACTCTCCAAATCAATTTGGCTCCTGAGGCGAAAATGCCCATGCACGGGGAAAAAATCAGTTCGAGTCAAAGAATCAACACAAGAATCAAAAACTCAGATATCACAACAAGAAAGAGATACCGAAcatcacaacaacaacaacgttcGTAATCACATCACACCGAATAATTGGATTCTGAATCAAACACCAGCACTGGCACCAGCACCGGCAACAGCAACAATTATCGCTGCAAAATCGCAACGATTTCATAATTCCAACTCTCACAGAGTTGTTAGCTCCGTGAGAGTTCCGTTCACGGACGGATTCACTTTCCCTGTGCTAAACCCTAACAATCCAATCACGAAACTAAAGCTCGCGAACGTAAACGGCATCGTCGAGGAAGATCCACCGCGTGAATCCCTGGAGGTTTTCCATCCGCCGGACGAGCCGTCTCCAAATCCGTCGCCGAAGCAACTCAACTATCCATTACCGGCGAAGGCGCGAGTCGTCGTGGAAGACGACGCCGCGAGCGACGCGAGCTCCGATCTCTTCGAGATCGAGAGCTTCTCCACCGCGACACAGTCAACCTACCCCGCCGCGTACCGCCGCAACAGCAGAGACTCGTTCGACGaagccgccgccgccgccgccgcctccAGCACCGCCACCGCGACAGGATTCTTCTACGGCCGAAGAAGCATGGAAGAAGGTtcaacaactcaaacgataacCGAATGGTACGAACCGAGCGAGGCGAGCATCGAGTGGAGCGTGACCACCGCGGAGGGACACGACGAGGCCATTTCCAATGGCGTGGCCGTGGAAGAAAAGTGGAAGCGGAAAGGTGGAAACGGTTTGTTGGTGAGCTGTCGGTGCGAGAAGGCGGTTAGCGTGGGGCCGCAGCCGGTGAAATGTGGATCAGAGGGACAGAGAAACGCCACGTCAGCATCAGATGTGAACGTGATTGGGAGTATAAACAAGCCACCACGGGGTCACCGCAACGCACCTCGCGTGTCGCTTGCTTTGGCGACATAG
- the LOC100785613 gene encoding uncharacterized protein LOC100785613 (The RefSeq protein has 1 substitution compared to this genomic sequence): MAFLPSSLRTLFHISSQRSLPNSFHNFITLASSFNPLTHSKQHLNHRGCNSKLLAISYRYFIEEEEEDDENNNFDEAVALFNGGEYYKCHDYLEALWLNAEEPTRTLIHGILQCAVGFHHLFNQNHRGAMMQLGEGLCKLRKMEFSNGPFQKFEKDISAVLDFIYQTQIELAACSEDMCVAMDRSERSYQLLGEYASGQRVYDLELCSDASVYIVFCPQGSNNGGATEAPRVKLPTLKATTEHLVAYE; encoded by the exons ATggcttttcttccttcttctctcaGAACCCTTTTCCACATCTCATCTCAACGTTCTCTTCCTAATTCCTTTCACAACTCCATCACTCTTGCATCATCTTTCAATCCACTGACTCATTCAAAGCAGCACCTGAACCACAGAGGCTGCAACTCCAAGCTCTTGGCTATTTCTTACAGGTATttcattgaagaagaagaagaagatgatgaaaacAACAACTTTGATGAAGCAGTGGCTCTCTTCAATGGAGGAGAGTACTACAAATGCCATGACTATCTTGAAGCCCTTTGGCTCAATGCTGAAGAGCCCACCAGAACTCTCATTCATGGAATACTGCAATGTGCCGTGGGTTTCCACCACCTCTTCAACCAG AACCACAGAGGAGCCATGATGCAATTGGGGGAAGGACTATGTAAACTGAGAAAGATGGAATTCTCAAATGGGCCGTTTCAAAAGTTTGAGAAAGACATTTCAGCTGTTCTAGATTTTATCTACCAGACTCAGATAGAATTAGCTGCAT GTAGTGAGGATATGTGTGTTGCAATGGATCGATCAGAAAGGTCTTACCAACTTCTAGGGGAATATGCTTCAGGGCAGCGTGTGTATGATCTAGAACTTTGTAGTGATGCATCAGTGTACATTGTGTTCTGCCCTCAAGGCTCTAATAATGGTGGTGCCACCGAAGCCCCAAGGGTGAAGCTTCCAACGCTTAAGGCTACCACAGAACATCTTGTGGCCTATGAATAA